The Pseudomonas orientalis genome contains a region encoding:
- a CDS encoding Maf family protein, with translation MLPLLLASSSVYRRELLSRLHLPFTCSSPDIDESHRPGESALELVKRLAEQKARALAASHPGHLIIGSDQVAALEGRIIGKPHTFENAREQLLAASGKRVSFLTGLALLNSETGHCQVDCVPFTVQMRELDAERIERYLRIEQPYDCAGSFKAEGLGVSLFQSTDGPDATSLVGLPLIRLVDMLLTEGVLIP, from the coding sequence ATGCTGCCTTTATTACTCGCGTCCAGCTCGGTTTATCGTCGGGAATTGCTGAGCCGCCTGCACTTGCCGTTCACCTGCAGCTCGCCGGATATCGATGAAAGCCATCGCCCGGGTGAGTCAGCCCTTGAGCTGGTAAAGCGCCTGGCCGAACAGAAAGCGCGCGCCCTCGCCGCCAGCCATCCCGGGCATTTGATCATTGGCTCTGATCAGGTAGCGGCACTGGAAGGCCGGATCATCGGCAAGCCCCACACCTTTGAAAATGCCCGCGAGCAATTGTTGGCGGCCAGCGGCAAGCGTGTGAGCTTTCTTACAGGCCTGGCACTGCTCAACAGCGAGACGGGGCACTGCCAGGTCGACTGCGTACCGTTTACCGTGCAGATGCGTGAACTGGACGCGGAGCGCATCGAGCGCTACCTGCGGATCGAGCAACCCTATGACTGCGCGGGCAGCTTCAAGGCCGAAGGGCTGGGTGTGAGCCTGTTCCAGAGCACTGACGGCCCGGATGCCACCAGCCTTGTTGGCCTGCCACTGATTCGACTGGTGGACATGCTGCTGACCGAAGGCGTACTAATTCCTTGA
- a CDS encoding YceD family protein, protein MLNDPIPPHVDPRKLADRGTSLQGELPLADLERLCDSLSDTVGAVQAKFVFERDERKSVVIHSLIDTEVKMVCQRCLELVTLPIHSECSYAVVKEGANTQSLPKGYDVLELGEDPLDLHALIEEELLLALPIVPAHHPEECQQPAGLDDEPEPSEDEVTRSNPFSVLAQLKRDPNV, encoded by the coding sequence ATGTTGAATGACCCGATTCCACCTCACGTTGACCCGCGCAAATTGGCTGATCGTGGCACTTCCCTTCAAGGTGAATTGCCGCTGGCCGATTTGGAGAGACTCTGCGACTCGCTTTCCGACACTGTCGGTGCGGTCCAGGCCAAATTCGTTTTTGAACGAGATGAACGTAAATCTGTGGTAATTCACAGCCTTATCGACACCGAAGTCAAAATGGTTTGCCAGCGTTGTCTTGAGCTGGTCACCCTGCCGATCCACAGCGAATGCAGTTATGCCGTGGTGAAGGAGGGTGCGAATACCCAGTCGTTGCCGAAAGGTTATGACGTGCTGGAACTGGGCGAAGATCCTTTGGATCTGCATGCACTGATCGAGGAGGAGCTTTTGCTCGCCTTGCCCATTGTGCCTGCTCATCATCCGGAAGAATGCCAGCAGCCGGCGGGCCTCGATGACGAGCCCGAACCGAGCGAGGACGAGGTAACGCGGTCCAACCCGTTCAGTGTATTGGCGCAGTTAAAGCGTGACCCAAACGTTTAG
- a CDS encoding HAD-IA family hydrolase has product MSHRDYKLLIFDWDGTLANSIGRIVESMHSASNRSGFELCSDLAVKGIIGLGLPEAIRTLYPQISDAELIAFREHYAEHYIALEAEPSPLFEGVVQSLEAFRAEGYHLAIATGKARRGLDRVLKAHGWEDYFDITRAADETASKPHPLMLEQILAHCGVSPRQALMVGDASFDLMMARNAGMDSVAVSYGAQSADALQPYEPRVTIDHFSQLQAWLSRAR; this is encoded by the coding sequence GTGTCGCACCGTGATTACAAGCTGCTGATTTTCGACTGGGACGGCACCCTGGCCAATTCCATTGGCCGCATCGTTGAGTCGATGCACAGCGCCTCGAACCGCTCGGGCTTTGAGTTGTGCAGCGACCTGGCAGTCAAGGGTATTATCGGCCTGGGTTTGCCCGAAGCGATTCGCACGCTGTATCCGCAGATATCCGACGCCGAGCTGATCGCTTTTCGCGAGCATTACGCCGAGCACTATATTGCACTGGAGGCCGAGCCTTCGCCGCTGTTTGAGGGTGTGGTGCAGTCGCTGGAGGCGTTCCGTGCCGAGGGTTATCACCTGGCCATCGCCACAGGCAAGGCGCGTCGCGGGCTGGATCGGGTGCTCAAGGCGCACGGCTGGGAAGACTATTTCGACATCACCCGTGCGGCGGATGAAACTGCCAGTAAACCTCACCCTCTGATGCTGGAGCAGATCCTGGCGCATTGCGGCGTATCGCCGCGCCAGGCGTTGATGGTGGGCGATGCATCCTTCGACCTGATGATGGCGCGCAATGCGGGTATGGACAGCGTGGCGGTCAGCTACGGCGCCCAGTCTGCGGATGCTCTGCAGCCATACGAGCCCAGGGTCACGATCGATCATTTTTCTCAATTGCAGGCCTGGCTCAGCCGGGCTCGATAA
- a CDS encoding S49 family peptidase, with protein MSDEWKAPEKAQNADDKSWKLLEKTLLASVQEQRRARRWGIFFKLLTFTYLLLILALFSPLMDMEKSATRGSQYTALIEVRGVIADKEPASADNIVSSLRAAFEDPKVKGVILRINSPGGSPVQSGYVYDEIRRLRALHPDTKLYAVISDLGASGAYYIASAADQIYADKASLVGSIGVTAAGYGFVGTMEKLGVERRTYTSGEHKAFLDPFQPQKADETAFWQGVLDTTHRQFIASVKQGRGDRLKDKEHPELFSGLVWSGEQALPLGLIDGLGSASSVARDVVGEKELVDFTVEESPFDRFSKKLGASVAEKLALYMGFQGPSLR; from the coding sequence ATGAGTGACGAGTGGAAAGCGCCGGAAAAAGCGCAAAACGCTGATGACAAAAGCTGGAAGCTGCTGGAGAAAACCCTCCTGGCCAGCGTCCAGGAGCAACGCCGCGCGCGCCGCTGGGGGATTTTCTTCAAGCTGCTGACCTTCACTTACCTGTTGCTCATACTGGCGCTGTTCAGCCCGTTGATGGACATGGAAAAGAGCGCCACCCGTGGCAGCCAGTACACCGCCTTGATCGAGGTGCGCGGGGTGATCGCCGACAAGGAGCCCGCCAGCGCCGACAATATTGTCAGCAGCCTGCGCGCGGCGTTCGAAGACCCCAAGGTCAAGGGCGTGATCCTGCGTATCAACAGCCCCGGCGGCAGTCCTGTGCAGTCGGGCTATGTGTATGACGAGATTCGTCGCCTGCGCGCGCTACATCCGGACACCAAGCTGTATGCGGTGATCTCCGACCTGGGGGCTTCGGGCGCTTATTACATCGCCAGTGCCGCCGACCAGATTTACGCTGACAAGGCCAGCCTGGTGGGGTCCATCGGGGTGACGGCAGCCGGTTACGGGTTTGTCGGCACCATGGAGAAGCTGGGCGTGGAGCGTCGCACCTACACCTCGGGCGAGCACAAGGCGTTCCTCGATCCGTTCCAGCCGCAGAAGGCGGATGAGACCGCGTTCTGGCAGGGCGTACTCGACACTACTCATCGCCAGTTCATCGCCAGCGTCAAGCAAGGGCGTGGCGATCGGCTCAAGGACAAGGAGCATCCGGAGCTGTTCTCCGGGCTGGTGTGGTCGGGCGAGCAGGCGCTGCCGCTGGGCTTGATCGACGGCCTGGGCAGCGCCAGTTCGGTGGCGCGGGATGTGGTTGGCGAGAAGGAGTTGGTGGATTTCACGGTTGAGGAATCGCCGTTTGACCGCTTCTCCAAGAAGCTCGGTGCCAGCGTGGCCGAGAAGCTGGCCCTGTACATGGGCTTCCAAGGGCCGAGCCTGCGCTGA
- the rne gene encoding ribonuclease E — MKRMLINATQPEELRVALVDGQRLYDLDIESGAREQKKANIYKGRITRIEPSLEAAFVDFGSERHGFLPLKEISREYFKKAPEGRVNIKDVLSEGQEVIVQVEKEERGNKGAALTTFISLAGRYLVLMPNNPRAGGISRRIEGEERNELREALNGLIAPADMGLIVRTAGLGRSSEEMQWDLDYLLQLWTAIKEASLDRSAPFLIYQESNVIIRAIRDYLRQDIGEVLIDSVEAQDEALTFIRQVMPQYASKIKLYEDSVPLFNRFQIESQIETAFQRVVELPSGGSIVIDPTEALVSIDINSARATKGSDIEETALQTNLEAAEEIARQLRLRDIGGLIVIDFIDMTPAKNQRAVEEKVRECLEADRARVQVGRISRFGLLEMSRQRLRPSLGESSGIVCPRCNGTGIIRDVESLSLAILRLIEEEALKDRTAEVRAQVPIPVAAFLLNEKRNSITKIELRTRARIVILPNDHLETPHFEVQRLRDDSPEAHSGQSSYEIAAAAAEVEEVQPAAATRTLVRQEAAVKTAPARANAPVPAEAAAPVAAPAAMPEPSLFKGLVKSLVSLFATKEEPAAPVVVEKAATERPARNEERRNGRQQSRNRNGRRDEERKPREERAPREERAPREERAPREAREETPTVAREERAPREERARTPRAPREDRKPRGEREERVRELREPLDAAPAVAAAAATATATEERPARQPREERAPREERQPRAPREERQPRAEQAAAASEEEVLTGEEQLQEEGQDNAEGDRPRRRSRGQRRRSNRRERQRDANGNVIEGSEETSENAEAANNKPTGADLAAGLAVTAAVASSVISAPAEAQAHEQAERATAAVEETAAVEAPVAETPLVEAPVVEATTPIETPVVPEVEVAPVRDAQPVTEVVAVEVAPVVEPEPVVEAVVEAPVVEEAAPAVREVREEQTAFQWTAEPATPVDAPAPAPVVEEAPAPVADVAVSEPTPEVETAPVAEPAPVVEPAPVVEAPVVAEVAAPVVEAAPASALTENGRAPNDPREVRRRRKEAEAAAAAAALEHKAQEEEHEPKPLA; from the coding sequence ATGAAAAGAATGCTGATTAACGCAACTCAACCCGAAGAGTTGCGTGTTGCGCTGGTAGATGGCCAACGCCTCTACGACCTGGATATCGAATCCGGTGCACGCGAGCAAAAGAAGGCCAATATCTATAAAGGCCGTATTACTCGCATCGAACCAAGCCTTGAGGCTGCCTTTGTCGATTTCGGCTCCGAGCGCCACGGCTTCCTGCCCCTCAAGGAAATCTCCCGCGAGTACTTCAAGAAAGCCCCTGAAGGCCGCGTGAACATCAAGGACGTCCTGAGCGAAGGCCAGGAAGTCATCGTCCAGGTCGAAAAAGAAGAACGTGGCAACAAGGGCGCTGCCCTGACCACCTTCATCAGCCTCGCTGGCCGCTACCTGGTGCTGATGCCGAACAACCCGCGTGCCGGTGGCATCTCCCGCCGCATCGAAGGCGAAGAGCGCAACGAACTGCGTGAAGCGCTGAACGGCCTGATCGCCCCTGCCGACATGGGCCTGATCGTGCGCACTGCCGGCCTGGGCCGCAGCAGCGAAGAAATGCAGTGGGACCTCGACTACCTGCTGCAACTGTGGACCGCCATCAAAGAAGCCTCGCTGGATCGTTCCGCGCCGTTCCTGATCTACCAGGAAAGCAACGTGATCATCCGCGCCATCCGCGATTACCTGCGCCAGGACATCGGCGAAGTGCTGATCGACAGCGTTGAAGCCCAGGACGAAGCCCTGACCTTCATCCGCCAGGTGATGCCGCAGTACGCCAGCAAGATCAAGCTGTACGAAGACAGCGTTCCGCTGTTCAACCGTTTCCAGATCGAAAGCCAGATCGAGACCGCCTTCCAGCGTGTGGTCGAACTGCCTTCCGGCGGCTCCATCGTGATCGACCCGACCGAAGCCCTGGTGTCCATCGACATCAACTCGGCGCGCGCCACGAAGGGTAGCGACATCGAAGAGACCGCCCTGCAGACCAACCTGGAAGCGGCTGAAGAAATCGCCCGCCAGCTGCGCCTGCGTGACATCGGCGGCCTGATCGTGATCGACTTCATCGACATGACCCCGGCCAAGAACCAGCGCGCCGTGGAAGAGAAAGTCCGCGAATGCCTGGAAGCCGACCGCGCCCGCGTACAAGTGGGCCGTATCTCGCGCTTCGGCCTGCTGGAAATGTCCCGTCAGCGCCTGCGTCCATCCCTGGGCGAGAGCAGCGGCATCGTCTGCCCGCGTTGCAACGGCACCGGCATCATCCGTGACGTTGAGTCGCTGTCCCTGGCGATCCTGCGCCTGATCGAAGAAGAAGCCCTGAAAGACCGCACCGCCGAAGTCCGCGCACAAGTGCCGATTCCGGTTGCCGCGTTCCTGCTCAACGAAAAACGCAACTCGATCACCAAGATCGAACTGCGCACCCGCGCCCGTATCGTCATCCTGCCGAACGATCACCTCGAGACGCCGCACTTCGAAGTGCAGCGCCTGCGTGATGACAGCCCGGAAGCCCACAGCGGCCAGTCCAGCTACGAAATCGCCGCAGCGGCCGCCGAAGTGGAAGAAGTCCAGCCAGCCGCTGCGACTCGCACCCTGGTCCGCCAGGAAGCCGCCGTGAAAACCGCACCGGCCCGCGCCAATGCACCGGTACCGGCCGAAGCTGCCGCTCCGGTTGCCGCGCCGGCCGCCATGCCTGAGCCAAGCCTGTTCAAAGGGTTGGTGAAGTCGCTGGTCAGCCTGTTCGCCACCAAGGAAGAGCCCGCCGCTCCGGTTGTGGTTGAAAAAGCCGCCACCGAACGCCCTGCGCGTAACGAAGAGCGTCGCAATGGTCGTCAGCAGAGCCGTAACCGCAACGGTCGTCGCGATGAAGAGCGCAAGCCGCGCGAAGAACGAGCCCCGCGTGAAGAGCGCGCGCCACGTGAAGAGCGTGCCCCTCGCGAAGCCCGTGAAGAAACCCCGACCGTAGCCCGCGAAGAACGCGCACCACGCGAGGAACGTGCGCGCACCCCGCGCGCCCCACGTGAAGATCGCAAGCCGCGTGGCGAGCGTGAAGAGCGTGTACGTGAGCTGCGCGAGCCTCTGGACGCAGCGCCTGCCGTCGCCGCTGCCGCTGCTACTGCCACTGCCACCGAAGAACGCCCGGCTCGCCAGCCGCGTGAAGAGCGCGCGCCACGTGAGGAACGTCAACCACGCGCCCCGCGTGAAGAGCGTCAACCACGCGCCGAACAGGCCGCTGCCGCCAGTGAAGAAGAAGTGCTGACCGGCGAAGAGCAACTGCAGGAAGAGGGCCAGGACAACGCCGAAGGCGATCGCCCACGCCGTCGCTCCCGTGGTCAGCGTCGTCGCAGCAACCGTCGTGAGCGTCAGCGTGATGCCAACGGCAACGTGATCGAAGGCTCGGAAGAAACCAGCGAGAATGCAGAAGCTGCCAACAACAAACCTACCGGTGCCGACCTGGCTGCCGGCCTGGCCGTTACCGCTGCCGTTGCCAGCTCGGTCATCAGCGCCCCAGCTGAAGCCCAGGCTCACGAACAGGCCGAGCGCGCCACCGCAGCCGTCGAAGAGACCGCCGCGGTAGAAGCGCCCGTTGCCGAGACGCCGTTGGTTGAAGCACCGGTGGTTGAAGCTACTACCCCAATCGAAACCCCAGTGGTTCCGGAAGTGGAAGTGGCACCGGTTCGCGACGCTCAACCTGTGACCGAAGTGGTTGCCGTTGAAGTCGCCCCGGTCGTCGAGCCTGAGCCAGTGGTTGAAGCCGTTGTTGAAGCACCGGTTGTCGAAGAAGCTGCCCCGGCCGTGCGTGAAGTTCGCGAAGAGCAGACCGCCTTCCAATGGACTGCCGAACCTGCCACTCCGGTTGACGCGCCCGCTCCTGCCCCCGTGGTAGAAGAGGCTCCGGCTCCGGTTGCTGATGTCGCAGTGTCCGAGCCGACCCCGGAGGTCGAGACTGCCCCCGTGGCTGAGCCCGCTCCAGTCGTTGAGCCTGCACCCGTGGTTGAAGCGCCGGTAGTGGCTGAAGTCGCTGCTCCGGTGGTTGAAGCTGCACCGGCAAGCGCCCTGACTGAAAACGGCCGTGCGCCGAACGATCCACGTGAAGTGCGTCGTCGTCGCAAGGAAGCCGAGGCTGCCGCTGCTGCTGCAGCGTTAGAGCACAAGGCCCAGGAAGAAGAGCACGAGCCTAAACCACTCGCCTGA
- a CDS encoding nucleotidyltransferase family protein, protein MIAAIILAAGRSSRFRAVTGQDKLLASCVGRDGVTRSVLDHVLVNLPPSVGRRLVVTAYDQAEIIRLGQTRGCQVLTLSSTGMADSIAQAVAASSDAEGWLIVLGDMPFILTSTIESVVAGLTVDTIRVPVHTEKYGHPVAFGRGCAQALMELSGDGGARPLFAAFQVTPVNVIDPGVLWDVDVPTGLQWEQVRVPTR, encoded by the coding sequence TTGATCGCCGCAATTATCCTGGCAGCGGGGCGCAGCAGTCGTTTTCGTGCCGTGACGGGACAGGACAAACTGTTGGCCTCTTGCGTGGGCCGTGACGGGGTGACGCGCTCGGTGCTCGACCACGTGCTGGTCAACTTGCCCCCCAGTGTGGGCAGGCGCTTGGTGGTAACCGCGTATGACCAGGCTGAAATCATACGTCTCGGACAAACACGTGGTTGCCAGGTGCTGACACTGAGCTCCACAGGCATGGCTGACAGCATCGCGCAAGCCGTTGCGGCCAGTAGCGACGCTGAGGGTTGGTTGATAGTGCTGGGAGATATGCCATTCATTCTGACCTCCACGATTGAAAGCGTGGTCGCCGGACTGACCGTCGATACCATCCGGGTGCCCGTCCATACGGAAAAGTATGGGCATCCTGTGGCCTTCGGAAGGGGGTGCGCTCAAGCACTGATGGAATTGTCCGGGGATGGCGGAGCCAGGCCTTTATTCGCTGCTTTTCAGGTTACGCCGGTGAATGTGATAGACCCCGGTGTGTTGTGGGATGTTGATGTGCCGACTGGCCTGCAATGGGAGCAGGTACGTGTGCCTACGAGGTGA
- the plsX gene encoding phosphate acyltransferase PlsX, whose product MSAQVIAIDAMGGDFGPRSIVQACIASLSATPSLHLTLVGQPTLIEELIASHPAVDRARLTVTPASETITMDEKPAAALRGKPDSSMRVALELLRDGKVHACVSAGNTGALMALSRHVLKTLPGIDRPAMVAAIPTQKGYCQLLDLGANVDCSAEHLLQFAVMGSVAAEALGVVRPRVALLNIGTEDIKGNQQVKLAATLLQGARGLNYVGFVEGDGLYRGEADVVVCDGFVGNILLKSSEGLATMIAMRIEALFKQNLAARMVGALALPLMRRLQADLAPARHNGASFLGLQGVVVKSHGSAGVEGFQSAIARAVIEIQDNLPQRLRGRLEDLLP is encoded by the coding sequence TTGTCTGCTCAAGTCATCGCGATTGACGCAATGGGCGGGGACTTCGGTCCCCGCAGCATTGTTCAGGCCTGCATTGCCAGCCTGTCTGCTACGCCCTCGCTGCACCTGACCCTTGTCGGTCAACCTACCCTTATTGAAGAACTGATTGCCAGCCATCCGGCGGTGGATCGCGCGCGCCTGACGGTTACGCCGGCCAGCGAAACCATCACCATGGACGAAAAACCGGCAGCGGCCCTGCGCGGCAAGCCCGACTCCTCCATGCGCGTGGCCCTGGAGCTGCTGCGCGACGGCAAGGTGCACGCCTGTGTCAGCGCCGGCAATACCGGCGCGCTGATGGCCCTGTCGCGGCATGTGCTCAAGACCCTGCCGGGCATTGATCGGCCGGCGATGGTGGCGGCGATTCCCACTCAGAAAGGTTATTGCCAGTTGCTGGACCTGGGGGCGAATGTCGATTGCAGTGCCGAACATCTGTTGCAGTTCGCCGTGATGGGTTCGGTGGCCGCCGAAGCGCTGGGCGTGGTCCGGCCAAGGGTGGCCCTGCTCAATATCGGCACCGAGGACATCAAGGGCAACCAGCAGGTCAAGCTGGCCGCGACCTTGCTGCAGGGCGCGCGGGGTTTGAACTACGTAGGTTTTGTCGAAGGTGACGGCTTGTACCGTGGCGAAGCCGACGTGGTGGTGTGTGACGGCTTTGTCGGCAACATTCTGCTCAAGTCCAGTGAGGGCTTGGCAACCATGATTGCCATGCGTATCGAAGCCTTGTTCAAGCAGAACCTGGCAGCGCGCATGGTCGGCGCCCTGGCGCTGCCGTTGATGCGTCGTCTGCAGGCCGACCTGGCGCCGGCTCGGCATAATGGCGCGAGTTTTCTGGGGCTGCAGGGCGTCGTGGTGAAAAGCCATGGCTCGGCGGGTGTCGAGGGCTTTCAGAGCGCGATTGCACGGGCCGTGATCGAAATTCAGGACAACCTGCCGCAACGCCTGCGCGGCCGCCTGGAGGACTTGTTGCCTTAG
- the rluC gene encoding 23S rRNA pseudouridine(955/2504/2580) synthase RluC, whose amino-acid sequence MTTTAPQTPSVQLLEVSPEYAGQRIDNFLLARLKGVPKTLIYRILRKGEVRVNKGRIKPEYKLQAGDIVRVPPVRVPERDEPVPLAQGLLQRLEASIVFEDNKLIVINKPCGIAVHGGSGLTFGVIEAFRQLRPDAKELELVHRLDRDTSGLLMIAKKRSMLRHLHTALRGDGVDKRYMALVRGNWASSIKSVRAPLQKSNLRSGERMVEVDEEGKEALTLFKVLRRFGDFATLVEAKPVTGRTHQIRVHTLHAGHCIAGDTKYGDEDFSREIRDLGGKRLFLHAYMLTVPLPDGGELKLQAPVDEMWAKTVERLSVAP is encoded by the coding sequence ATGACCACTACCGCCCCCCAGACCCCCAGCGTCCAGCTGCTCGAGGTCTCGCCGGAATATGCCGGCCAACGCATCGATAATTTTCTCCTGGCCAGGCTCAAAGGCGTGCCCAAGACCTTGATCTACCGCATCTTGCGCAAAGGCGAAGTGCGGGTGAACAAGGGTCGGATCAAGCCCGAGTACAAGCTGCAGGCGGGCGATATCGTCCGTGTGCCGCCGGTGCGCGTGCCTGAGCGCGACGAGCCCGTGCCGCTGGCCCAGGGCCTGTTGCAGCGCCTGGAAGCGTCGATCGTGTTCGAAGATAACAAACTCATCGTGATCAACAAACCCTGCGGCATTGCCGTTCACGGCGGCAGCGGTCTGACGTTCGGCGTGATCGAAGCCTTCCGCCAGTTGCGCCCGGATGCCAAGGAGCTGGAGCTGGTTCATCGCCTGGACCGCGATACGTCCGGCCTGTTGATGATCGCCAAGAAGCGCAGCATGTTGCGCCACCTGCACACCGCCCTGCGTGGCGACGGTGTGGACAAGCGCTATATGGCGCTGGTGCGTGGCAACTGGGCCAGTTCGATCAAGAGCGTGCGTGCGCCGTTGCAGAAGAGCAACCTGCGCTCCGGTGAACGCATGGTGGAAGTGGACGAGGAGGGCAAAGAGGCCCTGACCCTGTTCAAGGTGCTGCGCCGCTTCGGCGACTTCGCCACGCTGGTCGAGGCCAAGCCGGTCACCGGGCGTACCCACCAGATTCGCGTGCACACCCTGCACGCCGGTCACTGTATTGCCGGTGACACCAAATACGGCGACGAGGATTTCTCCAGGGAGATCCGCGACCTGGGCGGCAAGCGCCTGTTCCTGCATGCCTACATGCTGACCGTGCCGCTGCCCGATGGTGGCGAGCTGAAGTTGCAGGCGCCGGTCGATGAGATGTGGGCCAAGACCGTGGAGCGTTTGAGTGTCGCACCGTGA
- the fabD gene encoding ACP S-malonyltransferase produces the protein MSTSLAFVFPGQGSQSLGMLAELGAQYPLVLDTFKEASDALGYDLWALTQQGPEEQLNQTDKTQPAILTASIALWRVWLAEGGARPAFVAGHSLGEYSALVAAGSLTLGEAVKLVERRGQLMQEAVPAGQGGMAAILGLDDAVVIEACAEAAQGEVVSAVNFNSPGQVVIAGAKAAVERAIEGCKARGAKRALPLPVSVPSHCELMRPAAERFAESIAAINWQAPQIPLVQNVSAAIAPDLDTLKRDLLEQLYKPVRWVESVQTLAANGATELVECGPGKVLAGLNKRCADGVSTANLNTPDAFAAARAALA, from the coding sequence ATGTCTACATCCCTCGCATTCGTCTTTCCAGGGCAGGGTTCGCAGTCCCTCGGCATGTTGGCCGAGCTGGGCGCGCAATACCCCCTGGTCCTGGATACTTTCAAGGAAGCTTCCGACGCCCTGGGTTATGACCTCTGGGCGCTGACCCAGCAGGGGCCGGAAGAGCAACTCAATCAAACCGACAAGACCCAGCCGGCCATTCTGACCGCTTCGATCGCCCTGTGGCGCGTGTGGCTGGCCGAAGGCGGCGCACGCCCGGCATTTGTCGCCGGTCACAGCCTGGGCGAATACAGCGCCCTGGTCGCGGCGGGCAGCCTGACCCTCGGTGAAGCGGTCAAGCTGGTCGAGCGTCGTGGCCAGTTGATGCAGGAGGCCGTTCCGGCCGGGCAGGGCGGCATGGCCGCGATCCTGGGCCTGGACGATGCCGTGGTGATCGAAGCCTGCGCCGAGGCGGCGCAGGGCGAAGTGGTCAGCGCCGTGAATTTCAACTCTCCTGGCCAAGTGGTCATCGCGGGTGCCAAGGCAGCGGTCGAACGCGCCATCGAAGGCTGCAAGGCCCGTGGTGCCAAGCGCGCGCTACCGTTGCCGGTCAGCGTGCCGTCACACTGCGAGCTGATGCGCCCGGCGGCCGAGCGTTTTGCAGAGTCCATCGCCGCGATCAACTGGCAGGCGCCGCAGATCCCGCTGGTGCAGAACGTCAGCGCGGCGATCGCCCCGGACCTGGACACCCTCAAGCGCGACCTGCTGGAGCAACTCTACAAGCCGGTTCGCTGGGTTGAATCGGTCCAGACCCTGGCCGCCAACGGTGCCACCGAACTGGTTGAGTGCGGCCCGGGCAAAGTCCTGGCCGGCCTGAACAAGCGTTGCGCCGACGGCGTATCGACTGCCAATCTCAATACCCCGGATGCCTTCGCTGCCGCTCGTGCGGCGCTGGCCTGA
- the fabG gene encoding 3-oxoacyl-ACP reductase FabG, with the protein MSLQGKVALVTGASRGIGQAIALELGRQGAVVIGTATSASGAERIAATLKENGVQGTGLELNVTNDESVAAVLAEITAQFGAPAILVNNAGITRDNLMMRMKDDEWYDVVDTNLNSLFRLSKGVLRGMTKARWGRIINIGSVVGAMGNAGQVNYAAAKAGLEGFSRALAREVGSRSITVNSVAPGFIDTDMTRELPEAQREALLTQIPLGRLGQAQEIANVVTFLASDGAAYVTGATIPVNGGMYMS; encoded by the coding sequence ATGAGTCTGCAAGGTAAAGTTGCACTGGTTACCGGCGCAAGCCGTGGCATCGGCCAGGCGATCGCCCTGGAACTGGGCCGTCAGGGCGCCGTCGTGATCGGCACCGCCACGTCCGCCTCGGGTGCCGAGCGTATCGCCGCGACCCTGAAGGAAAACGGCGTGCAGGGCACCGGCCTCGAGCTGAACGTGACCAATGATGAGTCCGTGGCGGCCGTGCTGGCTGAGATCACCGCTCAGTTCGGTGCCCCGGCAATTCTGGTGAACAATGCCGGTATCACCCGCGATAACCTGATGATGCGCATGAAAGACGACGAATGGTACGACGTGGTCGATACCAACCTGAACAGTCTGTTCCGCCTGTCCAAGGGTGTTTTGCGCGGCATGACCAAGGCGCGCTGGGGTCGAATTATCAATATTGGCTCCGTAGTGGGTGCCATGGGCAACGCCGGCCAAGTAAACTACGCTGCGGCCAAGGCCGGTCTGGAAGGTTTCAGCCGTGCACTGGCGCGTGAAGTCGGCTCGCGGTCGATTACGGTAAACTCGGTGGCCCCAGGGTTCATCGACACCGATATGACCCGCGAACTGCCCGAAGCACAGCGTGAAGCCTTGCTGACGCAGATTCCGCTGGGCCGTCTGGGCCAGGCCCAAGAGATCGCGAATGTGGTCACTTTCCTGGCATCCGACGGTGCGGCATACGTGACCGGGGCTACAATTCCGGTGAACGGCGGGATGTACATGAGTTAA
- the rpmF gene encoding 50S ribosomal protein L32, giving the protein MAVQQNKKSRSARDMRRSHDALEASTLSVEKTTGEVHLRHHVSPEGVYRGRKVIDKGADE; this is encoded by the coding sequence ATGGCTGTTCAGCAGAACAAAAAATCCCGCTCCGCCCGTGACATGCGCCGTTCGCACGACGCTCTCGAGGCTAGCACCCTGTCCGTTGAAAAGACCACCGGTGAAGTTCACCTGCGTCACCACGTATCGCCAGAAGGCGTTTACCGTGGCCGTAAAGTGATCGACAAGGGCGCTGACGAGTAA